CAAGCCCAAAGGAAGGCAGAAGCCTTTTACATGAGTTCTATCCCAACTTTATTGTAGAGAGAGGCAACAGACCACCATGTACATTTCTGCAATGATGGGTATCCTCCtgaagagaaggcagaggtAAAGCGTTCTCTTCCCTTTGGGCATGCAAAATTACCCTGTATTAATCTCTAGGAAACACAGCTTCAGGCTTGTAGGTGCTTCCCTGAAAAAGTGTTGAACAAGCTCCAAAGACATCCACCTCTCCCTGAGGACCTACAATATCAACATCTAAAAACTGCACAGTGCCACTGTCTTCTGTTGCACAACTAGGCATGACCTTGGCACAGTCCAACACATCCTACCACGAGGCATGACGGATACTCGATTACCATGTTCAGGAAGGCAAACACTGGTGCCCCAGGGGGGctttggaagcagagagaaagtGTTATTGTCATCACCCTAAGTTTCTGTATTTGAAAGGTCCTCAGGAAGAGATACAGCACTGGAGGCATGGCTGTATTCATCCTTGGGCCAGAGATCAAGTAACCATTTCCATTTCTTAGGTGCCAGAGGAACAAAACTTCCTTAGTTCTCCCTTTTAAATGCTGTTATTCAAAAGGAGCTTTCCTAGTCAGACCATGAGAAAAAGCCATCTGAAAACTAAGAAAGTATCTTTTaacctttctttttaaagttcaGGAGTTAACTCCAAATCTTGGGATTCTGTCAGGAACTCATATTCTTATTCTCTGTGTTTACAATTGTTGGGGgctcccccccccaaaaaaaaaaaaaaaaaagaaaattctaagTACATAAAGAAGAGGACTAAGAACTCAGAATGACTACATGAGCTACATCTGACACCAAAGCTGGATTTTTACAGCATTTACTCTGCAACATTTACAATAATTAATTGCTCATTTGAATGTTTACAGAAGCTCCTTACATATCATTGCAGTCAAACCACAACATCACATTTATACATCACCAGAGTGGTTGGTACATGCCTGTGTTTTTCATAGGTAATGCAATGAATTCCATTCTTTCTTAGGTATGTTCAAGAGCTTTTAAGTATCTTTgttattttccttcttctgtgcTTGGTTAAACTGCGCATTTTTACTAACTTCAGTCCTGATTTGTAAACTAAGGCCTTCAGATTGCCAATTACTTCTGAGAATTCCTCCTAAACTGAGACTCTTTTCAGCACAAGTTAGTGGTTTTGCTAGAAAGTCACAGCATTCAGCTCTCCCTCTTTAGCTATCTCTACCTTTCTGGGGGCAGGGGGACAGGTGGGCTGTCCGGTCCTTGAATGAGTTCATGTGTGCCTCATTACTTTTAGAAGATTTAGGCTCAGGCTGCTGCCACAGAAAAAGGCCCTGGATTGCCCACTTTGGTTCCCAGCTGTGCTTTCTGGCCCATGCTTTCCCTTGCAGCCCCTGGGCAGGAGGTGCATGGCACTGGGGAACTGATATGGCCAAATCCTTTTCAGATGGGTCAGTTCAATGCAGCTTCTGTACTGAACCACTGGGTGGTTGCAGGGACTGCTACTATTTTGCAGCTATTGTCACATATATTGAAGTTAGTTAGCCACACTAACATCCATGTCCAATTTTACTTCTCCCCGCACAAGGGTTGACCCGCTTCTGTTAGCTGTAGAACATTTAAATGAAAGACAATCTATCCCTATTTGTTATTGCCCCAAGTACTCAACTACACAGTACTaaaaatcaaaaccataaaacataatttaaaatatgtattacaAACATATAAATAATCACTTTCTCATTATGGACTTTGGAAGTGCAGAACTGTTTCAAACTGCAAACATCCCCACTGAACGTTGAGAACCCAGCTTTCATTGAAACTTCACCTGAGTTTCAACCATAAAGTATGACAAATCGTGTTAGCCCAATCCTACCTTACATCATGTTAAGGTTAATCCTCCACTCAGCTCCCTGATGTGTGAAACTCCAGAGGGTGCAAGGGTGTGCTTCAGAACTGCCCCTCAAAAGCCCTCCTGACTGAACAAACATACTGGCAGCAGTTGTATGAAAGTATGCAGCCACGTGCATACCAGTGTGGGTCTTTTCTGAACATTTATTCAGAGAGAGACAGGTCTCACTTCAttcttttcccctcatgtttCATTAGATCAGCTAGAGATTTTGTTTTAGGCTGGCTGCAAATTCTGTTTTGCCCAAATACATCTCCAGACACTCCCTATTCCACTTCAGTTATAAAAACACCCTCTGACCCAGCCCCTCTGGAGTAGCCACAATAAAGAAACCATTTCCTGCCCCTCCAACCTGTTGAGATATTTTTAGTTGAAACTGAATGCACATACCTGTGGCAGGTGAGGCACCAGTGAGAATGTGGGTGTGGTGAGACCTTTGCTTTTCTAATGCCAAGTGCTTCTACAGCTTGTCATTCCAAATCAAGGGAGGTGGCCAGCTGTCTAGTCACTCCTCTCAATGAGGCTCTGTACTCTTTCACAAGCAGCAGCTCTATTTCTCTCCACCAATGTTCTTGATACTGCAGAAGAGGGATAATCTTTGACTCCATCAAGGGACATCCATTTGGAGGCCTGCTCTTGCAGGCTTCCAAATAGGAAGAACACAGAGATGCTACAAACTCCTACAACCTGAAAGGAATTCTGAAAGGAATGACTCCACCCCACCTCCTCCAGAAAAGTATCCTTCACATCACTTTACAAGATTGGTTCAGGACTGACTGCATCCCATCCATTACATAGCTGGGAATAACACTCCAGAGgttttccagggatccaggactCTCAGAGATTTAAGCTTCCTTTGCTCATACTGGAACCAACCCTATCCATGGGGAAAAGCACTTGGATCTCCACCCATATTATCACTCATTTTGCTCTCTCTCTGGTGCATTCTAGGGCTGTTTCCTCTTATCTGTGTAGTTTGCTACCAAAGGGCCCTGTAAAATGAACATGTTCTCATTTATGGGCTTTCACCCCTGCCCCTCTGTGCTAGGACCTGGGGAAAATAAACACTCTTTCCTTTACACAAAGGCTCTTAGCAGTGAACATACCCAAAATCTGTACACTTACGACTTGCCACTGACTCAAGACCATTTTTATCAGACTTGTTTATCAGACATTTACCAAGCTATCAGACTTGAAGATATTTGGGAGATTTAAGTAAACTGCTACAACATAAATGAAGAGTGAGAACACTGGCACTCTTTTTGCTCCAAAGAGTATCTCAGTTCCTTATGAAAAAACAGACCTAGGTTTTCTGGcatttctttgcaaaatgtGCTGCCCCTAACGAAAGTGTAAAAGCATTCTGAGCAGCATACATGTGGATACTAGATTTATGCTGACAGTATGAAATAACCACTGTGCTCATCTTGACTACTGCAATAGTTTCTGCTTTCCATTTAGATCTAAAAAGGActattttgaacatttttttcatgtagCACAAAATCCAGTTTATGAATAGTTCTACTGGACATtaaattttcatgttttcagtAAATTTACATATGCGGGAGCTTCTCACTCTTCTCTGCCTACCAGCAGGAACATCCTGTGTGAAAATTTTTATTATCAGTGAGAATTAGCAGTAACCTTCTGGTTTTATATGAAGTACATTTATCTCATTCTTCCAAAAGTCTACTGGTCTGGCACGGAACTCTGCCTAAGAGTAACAAAATTCCCTGCCTAGGGAAACAAAGAGCTTTCCAGGATACCTGTTTTTCTGCACCTCCCAGCTTGTGAGTTGCTATCCCACATAAATACCCCCCTCTTGTGTTCATTTGTAAGTACTACGAGAATCggccacaaaaaccccacccaaaacCCAGACCTATCCTTGATGGTGTCAATCATTAGCAGGAACTGGATCGAATTTCAGGCAGTGAATGTTTCATCCTGCTGAAGCTTGTTCTCTCTGTGTTGGACTGCTCTTCAGCTGACAAATCTAAGGTACTGATGTCACATCTGAATTGCCAGGATTGACCCAAGAAGAATCCTGATACACAAAGTGAACAGAACAGGTCAGTGACAAGACAAGGAAAACCAAGTAGctttaaaattaagcaaaatatattttgagtTCTCAGTGTAATACATCCCTTCACCAAGGCAAGAgcatcccagctgtgctgtgaaaACTCAGTCActtctttttaactttttcctctttcttcagACACATCTGACTCCAGATGCACTCAAGTGAGACTGAATAGTGGGACAGGCTGCAGCAGTGCAAAAGCTGCACTCACACTACACTTCATAGTGAATGAGCAGGGCCAGACCACAGCTGCTTCCAGGCCAGAAGTGATGGTCTCTGACAGTGTCTCTGAAAGGAAAACTGGTGCCATGGTACCAACATGGGCCAAGCTCAGTCTGTAGCTGGTGAAGAAgaaaagtgggttttttcctcaggGACTGTCAAATTTTATATgtagttctgaaaaaaaatccactggtGATGGCTTGGTAGACTGTTTTTGATAGCTCAGATAGccataaagagaaaaataaaaaagtctgtTCAAATACCAAACTAGAAGgctttcctcttcttctttttccctcctgcCACCTTATTCCTGACACCAATAGCCTCTTCTGTGTCATCATCATCGTTCCGAGATCgcttcttctctccctgctcccgCAGCTCCTGCAATGCAATTGACAGATTGATCCAGAGTTTGGCACCTGAAGAAATTCAGACTACAACAGCAAGGACAGGGTCAGAAAGCCAGCACCCACCATTCGAGCAAGCCTCTGGGCCTCAGCCACACGCTCTGTCAGCATCATAACTTCTTCCTCTTGCATGGGGAATGCTGGCAGCTTCTTGCCAATCAGGTGTTCAATGCGCTGGAACAGCTCTACATCATACCTGAGGAAAGACAAGACACCAGCCTGAATGAGCCCCCCTGAGAGGGCCTCAGCTGTCACCATCACAGACTTCAGCCCTTATCTCCAGCCCACAGATACTGTTACTTTGGGCTGATGGGCTCACAAGCATCTCAGCTGCATCCAAATGATGCCATTTGGCATGGCTTCTCTGATTTATTCagctcatctcatctcatctcagtTCTGAAGTATTTGgtaaagattttctttttaggCAGATACTTCAGTGTTTATAAAACACTCTCAAAGTTACTTAACCTGCAttatagattttaaaaatacataaatatattgtATAGTCCAGTTATAAACCATTCTGCTCAATGAATGCCTGCTTCTAAAATTTTTCTAgactttcctccctccccaccctaGGCTTTGAATTCTCTCCCCTTTAACTAAATAAAACCAACTGGCActtcaaaatgaaaagcagtattttattCTCACCCAGGATAAGGTCAGatattttctgctctgaaacACAGCTGGAAAGAATAACTTTGTTAAGTTTTATCACTTACTGTGTGACAAAGGTGATAGATTTGCCAGATCTCCCAGCTCGAGCTGTTCTCCCAACACGATGTATGTAATCCTGGAAAGAATTTTCTTGATAAGCAATAATATATTTTCACCAAACACAGAACAGGTCTTATGGCAGATCAACCTATATATTTTGTCTTCAGGAAAGAACAAGAGAATGTCAAGAACATACTGCCAGCATTAAATGCTCAGGAGGGTGTGCAGCATCCGATTTTGAGAAGTGGCCTAAGTGGAGGTACAACTTCAGCTTTAACATCTgaattcttctctttttaaataaGAAGACCAAATCCAATTATTCCAGACTGCAGGATAAAAGTTATAGTACATGACCCTTGCCAAGACTTCACTCTCTTTTCCTTGGAAAGCTAATATTCAGTGACCCCATGCCTGCATTTTCAGTCTTGGGATCTAGTGCTCTGCATAGTGCACCTTCCAGAGAAACTCTCTGACAAGCAGACTTAAACTTGGCAGGCATGGTGAAAGAGAGGATGATTGAGAATAATTTAGAAGAGTCTGATCTATCGAACATCTTTGGTCAATACAGTTCCAGGCTGTTTTCCAGGTTTCCTACTACATTATGGAAATTAAAATACTCCCTTCTCCATACAGGATTTGCAGAGAGAGGATTGTAAGAAAGGATCTGTTCTATGGATTAGATGAGAGAGAAGAGCACAAAGACCATAATAACACCATTCAAGCTGCTGCCCTCACCatgttttttcttacttttgtgCCTTTACAAAAGGAGTGTCTTCAAAAGACCTTTCTGTTTGCAAGACTTCCTTCTGTTTGCAAGGCACAGTATCCTTAATCACTGTAAGCAACAATAGCAATTCCTGAAGGGTAGGTTAATGGTATGCTTTCCAGAACTAAGCTGGGAAACAGTCATATCCCTTGGATAATCCCATACTTTCCATACAGAGAGTTGGTAacttactttctttttcttttgctgtacTTTTGTGATATGAAAAGGACACATATTAAGGACATCTTTTTTAACCAAATGCTTGTTGAATGTCATAATCAGagaattttctctcttttaaacACAGTTTAAAATATGAAGGCAGACCTGAATCACAGACACAGAGATGACTACATGAAACTAGTAATACGTTAAAGTTGTTTTCAAAGCCCTTTCATGTAAAAAGGCAAGACATACAGTTTGAGCAGAAATGCAAAGACACAGAGCATTCCTTACTTCCCCTCTTCACTTACAGGATCACTTCTGCAACCCAGGCCGTGAGACCATACAAACAGAGATACCAACTCAATAGCAGAGGCTGAACTATACCTTTCAATGTACAGAATCATGAATTAGGCTTCCAGCCAGCAGAACAGAGAAAAGATTCTCCGTTCCTTTGTCTATCTGCTCCCAGTGACCAGAAGCTCTCAGCTGGTACACAGACAGGCTTACCTTAGAGTGTGTAGGAATATCAAAGTTTATCACCACATCCACATGTGGGATGTCCAGACCTCTGCTTGCAACATCAGTAGCCAGCAGAATAGAACGTGCCTTTGCCTTGAATTTGTTTAGAGAACCCAAACGTTTATTCTGGAAAAAGGACGAAAAGGGAATGAGAGAAGAACATTCATTCTAGTTAGCTCTTGTTAAAATACTGGCACAAAAGAACTGGAGGAGAAACTCAAAAAATTTCACTtctctaatttcttttttaaatattacaGAATCGGCAGCAGCATTCACGTTAGGTAAATTTCTATGTTCAGTCCAGTCCACTAGCTGTGAATACTCCTCCTGCAAGGCAGGTGTGACTCTGTATGGTGCAGCCCATTTCCCAAGCCCCAGGCCCCCTGCCTACTTTATTCTGGGGGTTCATGCCCATACCTGACTCATCTGCCCGTGGAGGGGAATGGCAGTGAACCCCAGGTTGCGGAGCAGTAAAGCAGTCCTCTGAGTATTGTTACATGTACTACAGAATATCATGAAAGAGTTACCAGCCAGTTCATTCAAGATATAAACCAGGTAGCTGTCCTGtaaagaaacagagagagaATTCAAAAAACAACCCAGAGATAATCACATGTGCAACATTAAGTCTAGGACTCAGAAAATGACAAGATATTGGACAGATGTGGGAACAAGAAAAGACAATGagagagaagaaacagaagtgCCATTACCTTGAATTTGGAGGGGATGAAAATGTAGTACTGCTGTAGTTTTTCAACTGTCTGATACTTGGAAGAAACAGCACATTTAACAGGATTCTTCAGAGCAGCACGCTGGAGTTTTTGAACCTGGTAAGAGCAATGAAATTTAGCTGGAAAGAGATCTTGTCAGAAAGTTGTATTAATATAGTCTAGTCAAGAGGCTAGCCTGATGGAAGGAGATCTAAAACAGATTAGTCTGCTCCCACCTTCTTGGTCATGGTGGCAGAAAACAGGAATGTCTTCCTGTCTCGAGGAATCACTTTTAATATCTTATCCACCtgtaaaaaaataatggaaatactAAATACTACAAGCAAGCAGGACACAAGCCTTCCACAAATATAAAGATCATCCACATGAGGAATAATGCATGTGTAAACATACATTAGAGGAATAATGCATGTGTAAACATACATTACATACATGTTCCTACAAAATTTGtagcaacaattttttttctcttctaaagGGAAGGTGTAGGCTGATATCTTGTTGACAATTAGGCAGTGTGAACTTCAAAAGTCCAACAACAGTGCAAATATCAGGCAACATTTCTGTAGGAATGTGTGATTGTTTTCTACACTAACTACATTCTACATCAGGCACTCCAGAGACACTAGTGGATTTCAGAGACAAAGTGCCTCCTACTTTCTTGGCAGTGCTCTGCAGAACTCTGCCATGGTCTAATCCCACCACAGACTTTTGTGTAATTATTAGATCTTAGTTACAATTTACTACTAATTTCTGCAGAACAGCTCAGTGTTTACTATGTGCCCATATGAAGCAATTTTAAAGGGACTCATGTGGCGTTCCAAACTCGTCTTTCAGCAAATCCCTACCTCTGTCTCAAAATCCATGTTAAGAATCCGGTCAGCCTCATCCATCACTAGGAACTTCAGAGCTCGTAAGTTGAAGCCCTTTGTGTTCTCCAGGTGATCAACTAGACGGCCAGGGGTGGCTACCGACAGTATAAGGAGAGCAAATTCAGAatgaaagcagaggaaaagatCCAAACAGGCAAGACAGCTGTCCATTACAGAAATGGGATTCTTCGCCCAAGAAAAGTAAGGATTGCTTTGTGGAATAACTCTTTCATAGAGTATCTTCAGAGAGTGGAGTCAGACTCTTTGAAGAATGTCCTAAAAAGAAGTGACACTAAAAAGACTGTAGACAAGCTGTACTGAGAAGGATGAGACCAGCACTTTAAATACTTGAGGAGAATgaaaaaacaaggcaaaaacACTCTAGGTCTAGCAGGAATGCTTTGGAATGAACTTATAACAACAGTTACTGGTGGATACTTTAGAAACATTAACAAGTCTGAAGGGCCCCTACCCCAAAAGTTCAGTTAAACAGTTTGTAAGGtggctgtgcttttccttcccacGCTTAATtgcagggggaggggaggggggggaaggaacACGGGGGGTGTGCGGGGGTACACAcaacacggctagctaacagatcagaacccctaacctaaaccccaaaccgagACGCAACAAGCCAGTACTGAGAGCTTAgaacaaaaaacaaatgaagGATGTACTCTCCTTTCCTTGGTTAGCTGCAGTTTCATAATATTCATACGCCACATCCCCAGCACATCAACTTACCTATTATGACATGTGGTTTCTTGGCTAAGGCCAGAGATTGAGACATCGTGTCAATTCCACCCACAATAACCGCTGTAGGACAAAGAGAGGGGAGTGAATCCCTCAGTGTAGCACCAGCCCTCCCCTGGCACTGCAATGTTTACTCTGACTGCCCACCACCCACAGCAATTCTGTACAAATGAAAAGCTACTTATTTTTATGagaatttactttattttagCATATCTGACCTTCCTAGGCTTCTTAAGCTATGCAATTAATT
This portion of the Anomalospiza imberbis isolate Cuckoo-Finch-1a 21T00152 chromosome 5, ASM3175350v1, whole genome shotgun sequence genome encodes:
- the DDX47 gene encoding probable ATP-dependent RNA helicase DDX47 codes for the protein MAAGEEEGSAAEPEQEPAAEEQPRSFKDLGVTDVLCEACDQLGWKVPTKIQIEAIPVALQGRDIIGLAETGSGKTGAFALPILQALLETPQRLFALVLTPTRELAFQISEQFEALGSSIGVQSTVIVGGIDTMSQSLALAKKPHVIIATPGRLVDHLENTKGFNLRALKFLVMDEADRILNMDFETEVDKILKVIPRDRKTFLFSATMTKKVQKLQRAALKNPVKCAVSSKYQTVEKLQQYYIFIPSKFKDSYLVYILNELAGNSFMIFCSTCNNTQRTALLLRNLGFTAIPLHGQMSQNKRLGSLNKFKAKARSILLATDVASRGLDIPHVDVVINFDIPTHSKDYIHRVGRTARAGRSGKSITFVTQYDVELFQRIEHLIGKKLPAFPMQEEEVMMLTERVAEAQRLARMELREQGEKKRSRNDDDDTEEAIGVRNKVAGGKKKKRKAF